The following proteins are co-located in the Betta splendens chromosome 9, fBetSpl5.4, whole genome shotgun sequence genome:
- the LOC114862007 gene encoding citron Rho-interacting kinase isoform X11, which yields MSQVEQEISLVQRKMSDLESVLQQKDIELKASETQRTILEQDLATYITECSSLKRSLEQARMEVSQEDDKALQLLHDIREQSNKLQEIKEQEYHAQLEEMRVSIRQLEEDLSAARRRSDLYEAELKESRQTSDDLKRKTADYQHRMQKAKEQSKAETEEMITKLEKTNAEQQSRIQDLQEKLAKALKASAEATDLLQTMKVAKERIERDLERLQNKEDSSDSLRRRLRETEDGRKTLENQVKRLEIVERRETKLKDEIQSKAQQIQQMADKILELEEKLRETQSTAQRLETHLKQKEKLYEDKIKVLEAQMKADMADKEMLESSQSKYEEEVREKCSIISEQKATINAMDSKMNSLEQRIAELSEANKLAANSSIYTQKNMKAQEEMISELRQQKFYLESQAGKLEAQNAKLEEHLEKMSQQEQSNKSRVMELETRLRELGLEHEEQKLEIKRQVTELTLSLQERESQISNLQAARRALESQLQQAKTELEETTAEAEEEITVLRAHRDEIQRKYDALRDSCAVITDLEEQLTTLTQENAELNRQNFYLSKQLDEASDEREDRLHLSQDVDQLRREVADREMHLNNQKQNLETLKTTCTMLEEQVLELETLNDELMEKERQWDTWRATLEEEKNQAERRTREIQRLLDTEKQTRLRAEQRSTESRQAVEQAVKEHKAEILALQQALKDQKLKAESLADTLNDLEKKHAMLEMNARSLQQKLESERDLKQRLLDEQEKLQQQMDAQKAHIFRLTQGLQDALDQTDLLKTERTDLEYQLENIQAVYSHEKVKMEGTITQQTKLIDFLQAQAHGGSKKKKGLFGRRREDLLAAMAAQAQSQGQSQGQVSPVPPIQPVPLQYSDMKAALDKERARCSELEDALQKMRGELRSLREEALQYKDHSSSANPSTARQQIIMSAMVKSPEHQQGPTNLAPSNSGRRKETATPEEYSRRLKDSQRDRERERERVVHHNTPHRFTVGLNMRAAKCTVCLDTVHFGRQAATCLECHALCHPKCSPCLPATCGMSSDCSLHLSEGLCRDKGSSPGQQLKEAGGHMHLEGWMKQPRNGKRGQGWERKYMVLDGTKISIYELEPREESVKPLEEFDLCLSDGEVVVHGAVGASELPNTAKSDVPYVLKLESRCHTPCWPGQSVYFMAPSFPDKQRWVAVIESVVAGGRASREKAEADAKLLGNSLLKLEGDDRLDINCTLPLTDQIVLVGSEEGLYALNVIKNSLTHIPGLGSVFQIHIIKEQEKLLMIVGEDRALCLVEIKRVKQSLAQSHLPNQSDLAPHIFETVKGCHLFAAGRIDNSPCICAAMPNKITILRYNDNLNKYCIRKEIETLEPCSCIHLTSYSIIIGTNKFYEIEMKQFVLEEFLDKNDVSLASAVFAASSHSFPIAIMQVASSMQKEEYLLCFHEFGVFVDTYGRRSRSEEIKWSRLPLSFAYREPYLFVTYYNSLDVIEVQGHAALGPAVLAHLDIPNPRYLGPAISSGAIYLASSYQNKLRVICCKGSLIRESGELQRTNSSRGSPSKRGPPTYTEHITKRLSSGPGSHDGLHREPSTPHRYREGRTEFRRDKSPARPLDREKSPGRVLDSRRERSPGRFGDSTRLHAGSVRTQLAPVNKVWDQSSV from the exons GAGTATCATGCCCAGCTGGAAGAGATGCGTGTTTCCATCAGACAACTTGAGGAAGATCTGTCGGCTGCTCGTCGCCGTAGTGACCTGTATGAGGCTGAGCTCAAAGAATCTCGACAGACCAGTGATGATCTGAAGAGGAAAACCGCTGACTACCAGCATAGGATGCAGAAG gccaaagaacaaagcaaagcagaaacagaagagaTGATCACCAAGTTGGAAAAG acAAATGCTGAGCAGCAATCAAGGATCCAGGATCTTCAGGAGAAGCTTGCCAAG GCATTAAAAGCTAGCGCTGAGGCTACAGACCTCCTTCAGACTATGAAAGTAGCCAAAGAACGCATCGAGCGAGATTTAGAGAGGCTCCAAAACAAGGAAGACTCTAGTGACAGCCTGCGCAGACGCCTCCGTGAGACAGAG GACGGTAGGAAGACTCTTGAGAACCAGGTAAAAAGGCTGGAAATTGTTGAGCGGCGAGAAACAAAACTAAAGGATGAGATCCAGAGCAAGGCCCAGCAGATTCAGCAGATGGCAGATAAGATTCTG GAGCTTGAAGAGAAACTGCGAGAGACTCAATCCACTGCCCAGCGGTTGGAGACTCAtttaaaacagaaggagaaGCTCTATGAAGACAAGATTAAG GTGTTAGAGGCGCAGATGAAGGCGGACATGGCTGATAAGGAGATGCTGGAGTCCAGTCAGAGCAAATatgaagaggaggtgagggagaagTGCAGCATCATCAGTGAACAGAAGGCG ACCATAAATGCAATGGACTCTAAGATGAACAGCCTGGAGCAGAGGATTGCTGAGTTGTCAGAAGCCAACAAACTGGCAGCCAACAGCAGCATTTACACACAAAAGAACAT GAAAGCCCAGGAGGAGATGATCTCAGAGCTTCGCCAGCAGAAGTTCTACTTGGAGTCCCAGGCTGGGAAGCTGGAGGCCCAGAATGCCAAACTTGAAGAGCACCTAGAGAAAATGAGTCAGCAGGAGCAAAGCAACAAGAGCCGAGTAATGGAGCTAGAAACCAGGCTTCGAGAG CTTGGCTTGGAGCATGAGGAACAAAAGCTAGAAATAAAGCGGCAGGTGACGGAGCTGACCCTGTCACTACAAGAGCGTGAATCCCAGATCAGCAACTTGCAGGCAGCTCGCCGCGCTCTGGagagccagctgcagcaggccaaGACTGAGCTGGAAGAGACCActgcagaggctgaggaggagatcaCTGTGCTGCGA GCACATAGAGATGAGATACAACGCAAGTATGATGCACTGAGAGACAGCTGTGCG gtgATAACAGATCTAGAGGAGCAGCTGACCACACTGACTCAGGAGAATGCAGAGCTGAACCGTCAGAACTTCTACCTTTCTaagcagctggatgaggctTCTGATGAGCGAGAGGACCGGCTTCATCTCAGTCAGGATGTAGACCAGCTGCGTCGGGAGGTGGCTGATCGCGAGATGCACCTCAATAACCAGAAACAG AACCTTGAGACACTAAAGACCACATGCACcatgctggaggagcaggtacTGGAGCTTGAGACACTGAATGACGAGCTgatggagaaggagagacaATGGGACACCTGGAGAGcaacactggaggaggagaagaaccaGGCTGAGCGGAGAACAAGGGAGATCCAGAGACTGCTGGATACAGAGAAACAAACCAG GCTGCGTGCAGAGCAGCGCAGCACTGAGTCTCGCCAGGCTGTGGAACAAGCAGTCAAGGAGCACAAAGCTGAGATCCTGGCCCTGCAGCAGGCCCTCAAAGACCAGAAACTCAAAGCTGAGAGCCTTGCAGACACT TTAAATGATCTGGAGAAGAAGCATGCCATGCTGGAGATGAACGCCCGCAGTCTGCAGCAAAAGCTGGAGAGTGAGAGGGACCTCAAGCAGAGACTGCTGGATGAG CAAGAGAAactccagcagcagatggatgCTCAGAAGGCTCACATCTTCCGTTTGACCCAGGGGCTGCAGGACGCTTTGGACCAAACTGACCTGCTGAAAACTGAGAGGACCGACCTGGAATACCAGCTGGAGAACATCCAG GCTGTGTACTCCCATGAGAAGGTGAAAATGGAGGGGACTATCACTCAGCAGACCAAGCTTATAGACTTCCTCCAGGCCCAAGCCCACGGTGGctcaaagaagaaaaag GGTTTATTTGGCCGCCGTCGGGAGGATCTCTTGGCCGCCATGGCTGCTCAGGCCCAGTCTCAGGGGCAGAGTCAGGGCCAGGTGTCCCCTGTGCCTCCAATCCAGCCGGTGCCTCTGCAGTACAGCGACATGAAGGCAGCTCTGGACAAGGAGCGTGCTCGCTGCTCTGAGCTGGAAGATGCTCTTCAGAAAATGAGAGGAGAGCTGCGATCTCTGAGAGAGGAAG CGCTCCAGTATAAagaccacagcagctctgcaaacCCGTCCACAGCCCGGCAGCAGATAATAATGTCTGCCATGGTGAAGTCTCCTGAGCACCAGCAGGGCCCGACCAACCTGGCACCCTCTAACTCTGGACGCAGGAAGGAGACAGCAACACCTGAGG AGTATAGCCGCCGTTTGAAGGacagtcagagagacagagagagggagcgagagagggtgGTGCACCACAACACCCCCCACCGCTTCACAGTGGGTCTCAACATGAGAGCTGCCAAGTGCACTGTGTGCCTGGACACTGTGCATTTCGGACGCCAAGCGGCTACCTGTCTCG AATGCCACGCTTTGTGCCACCCGAAATGCTCCCCCTGCCTTCCAGCCACGTGTGGCATGTCCAGTGACTGCTCACTGCATCTGTCTGAGGGCCTGTGTCGTGACAAAGGCAGCTCCCCCGGCCAGCAGCTCAAAGAAGCAGGCGGACACATGCACCTAGAAGGCTGGATGAAGCAGCCCAG gaatgGGAAGCGTGGACAAGGCTGGGAGAGGAAATATATGGTTCTGGATGGCACAAAAATCTCTATCTATGAGCTAGAGCCTAGAGAAG AATCAGTAAAGCCGCTGGAGGAGTTTGACCTGTGTCTCTCAGACGGAGAGGTGGTGGTTCATGGAGCAGTTGGAGCTTCGGAGTTGCCAAACACTGCCAAGTCAG ATGTTCCATATGTCCTGAAGCTGGAGTCTCGTTGTCACACCCCCTGCTGGCCGGGACAGTCCGTTTACTTCATGGCTCCCAGTTTCCCAGACAAGCAGCGCTGGGTGGCCGTCATTGAGTCAGTGGTGGCTGGTGGACGGGCATCACGGGAGAAGGCAGAGGCCGACGCA AAGCTGCTAGGCAACTCTCTACTAAAGCTGGAAGGAGACGATAGGCTGGATATTAACTGCACCCTCCCGCTCACTGATCAG ATCGTTCTGGTGGGCTCAGAAGAAGGGCTATATGCCCTGAACGTTATCAAGAACTCCCTGACTCACATTCCTGGTTTGGGATCAGTCTTTCAGATCCATATCATCAAGGAGCAGGAGAAACTGCTGATGATTGTTG GGGAAGACAGGGCCTTGTGTCTGGTGGAGATTAAGAGAGTGAAACAGTCTTTGGCCCAGTCCCACTTACCCAACCAGTCTGATCTGGCCCCACACATCTTTGAGACAGTGAAGGGCTGTCATCTGTTCGCTGCTGGAAGA ATAGACAACAGTCCTTGTATATGTGCTGCAATGCCTAACAAGATAACTATTCTGCGCTACAACGACAATCTCAACAAATACTGCATTCGCAAG GAAATTGAAACTTTGGAGCCCTGCAGCTGCATTCATCTGACCAGCTACAGCATCATCATTGGAACCAACAAATTCTATGAGATTGAAATGAAGCAGTTTGTGCTTGAGG AGTTCTTGGACAAGAACGACGTGTCACTGGCTTCGGCAGTGTTTGCAGCCTCGTCCCACAGTTTCCCCATCGCCATCATGCAGGTGGCCAGCAGCATGCAGAAGGAGGAGtacctgctgtgttttcatg AGTTTGGCGTGTTTGTGGACACATATGGACGACGAAGCCGCTCAGAGGAAATTAAGTGGAGCCGTCTGCCTCTGTCCTTTG CCTACAGAGAGCCATACCTCTTTGTCACCTACTACAACTCTTTGGACGTCATTGAGGTTCAGGGACACGCTGCTCTGGG TCCTGCAGTGCTGGCCCACCTGGACATTCCCAACCCTCGCTACCTGGGCCCAGCCATTTCCTCTGGGGCCATTTACCTGGCCTCATCCTACCAAAACAAGCTGCGGGTCATCTGCTGTAAGGGAAGCCTGATCAGAGAGTCTGGGGAGCTGCAGAGGACCAACTCGAGCCGAGG CAGTCCCAGCAAGCGAGGCCCGCCCACCTACACAGAGCACATCACCAAGCGCTTGTCCTCGGGGCCGGGCAGCCACGACGGTCTCCACCGGGAGCCCAGCACGCCGCACCGGTACCGGGAGGGCCGCACCGAGTTCAGGCGAGACAAGTCTCCTGCCCGACCGCTGGACAGAGAGAAGTCTCCAGGCAGGGTGCTGGACAGTCGCAGGGAGAGGTCCCCTGGGAGGTTCGGTGACAGCACCAGGCTCCACGCTGGATCCGTCCGCACACAGCTGGCTCCTGTAAACAAG GTGTGGGACCAGTCGTCTGTGTGA
- the LOC114862007 gene encoding citron Rho-interacting kinase isoform X1, which translates to MSQVEQEISLVQRKMSDLESVLQQKDIELKASETQRTILEQDLATYITECSSLKRSLEQARMEVSQEDDKALQLLHDIREQSNKLQEIKEQEYHAQLEEMRVSIRQLEEDLSAARRRSDLYEAELKESRQTSDDLKRKTADYQHRMQKAKEQSKAETEEMITKLEKTNAEQQSRIQDLQEKLAKALKASAEATDLLQTMKVAKERIERDLERLQNKEDSSDSLRRRLRETEDGRKTLENQVKRLEIVERRETKLKDEIQSKAQQIQQMADKILELEEKLRETQSTAQRLETHLKQKEKLYEDKIKVLEAQMKADMADKEMLESSQSKYEEEVREKCSIISEQKATINAMDSKMNSLEQRIAELSEANKLAANSSIYTQKNINGNRKAQEEMISELRQQKFYLESQAGKLEAQNAKLEEHLEKMSQQEQSNKSRVMELETRLRELGLEHEEQKLEIKRQVTELTLSLQERESQISNLQAARRALESQLQQAKTELEETTAEAEEEITVLRAHRDEIQRKYDALRDSCAVITDLEEQLTTLTQENAELNRQNFYLSKQLDEASDEREDRLHLSQDVDQLRREVADREMHLNNQKQNLETLKTTCTMLEEQVLELETLNDELMEKERQWDTWRATLEEEKNQAERRTREIQRLLDTEKQTRLRAEQRSTESRQAVEQAVKEHKAEILALQQALKDQKLKAESLADTLNDLEKKHAMLEMNARSLQQKLESERDLKQRLLDEQEKLQQQMDAQKAHIFRLTQGLQDALDQTDLLKTERTDLEYQLENIQLHLQAVYSHEKVKMEGTITQQTKLIDFLQAQAHGGSKKKKGLFGRRREDLLAAMAAQAQSQGQSQGQVSPVPPIQPVPLQYSDMKAALDKERARCSELEDALQKMRGELRSLREEALQYKDHSSSANPSTARQQIIMSAMVKSPEHQQGPTNLAPSNSGRRKETATPEERRRVTFEKYSRRLKDSQRDRERERERVVHHNTPHRFTVGLNMRAAKCTVCLDTVHFGRQAATCLECHALCHPKCSPCLPATCGMSSDCSLHLSEGLCRDKGSSPGQQLKEAGGHMHLEGWMKQPRNGKRGQGWERKYMVLDGTKISIYELEPREESVKPLEEFDLCLSDGEVVVHGAVGASELPNTAKSDVPYVLKLESRCHTPCWPGQSVYFMAPSFPDKQRWVAVIESVVAGGRASREKAEADAAAVSKRQMVLSPLVQKLLGNSLLKLEGDDRLDINCTLPLTDQIVLVGSEEGLYALNVIKNSLTHIPGLGSVFQIHIIKEQEKLLMIVGEDRALCLVEIKRVKQSLAQSHLPNQSDLAPHIFETVKGCHLFAAGRIDNSPCICAAMPNKITILRYNDNLNKYCIRKEIETLEPCSCIHLTSYSIIIGTNKFYEIEMKQFVLEEFLDKNDVSLASAVFAASSHSFPIAIMQVASSMQKEEYLLCFHEFGVFVDTYGRRSRSEEIKWSRLPLSFAYREPYLFVTYYNSLDVIEVQGHAALGPAVLAHLDIPNPRYLGPAISSGAIYLASSYQNKLRVICCKGSLIRESGELQRTNSSRGSPSKRGPPTYTEHITKRLSSGPGSHDGLHREPSTPHRYREGRTEFRRDKSPARPLDREKSPGRVLDSRRERSPGRFGDSTRLHAGSVRTQLAPVNKVWDQSSV; encoded by the exons GAGTATCATGCCCAGCTGGAAGAGATGCGTGTTTCCATCAGACAACTTGAGGAAGATCTGTCGGCTGCTCGTCGCCGTAGTGACCTGTATGAGGCTGAGCTCAAAGAATCTCGACAGACCAGTGATGATCTGAAGAGGAAAACCGCTGACTACCAGCATAGGATGCAGAAG gccaaagaacaaagcaaagcagaaacagaagagaTGATCACCAAGTTGGAAAAG acAAATGCTGAGCAGCAATCAAGGATCCAGGATCTTCAGGAGAAGCTTGCCAAG GCATTAAAAGCTAGCGCTGAGGCTACAGACCTCCTTCAGACTATGAAAGTAGCCAAAGAACGCATCGAGCGAGATTTAGAGAGGCTCCAAAACAAGGAAGACTCTAGTGACAGCCTGCGCAGACGCCTCCGTGAGACAGAG GACGGTAGGAAGACTCTTGAGAACCAGGTAAAAAGGCTGGAAATTGTTGAGCGGCGAGAAACAAAACTAAAGGATGAGATCCAGAGCAAGGCCCAGCAGATTCAGCAGATGGCAGATAAGATTCTG GAGCTTGAAGAGAAACTGCGAGAGACTCAATCCACTGCCCAGCGGTTGGAGACTCAtttaaaacagaaggagaaGCTCTATGAAGACAAGATTAAG GTGTTAGAGGCGCAGATGAAGGCGGACATGGCTGATAAGGAGATGCTGGAGTCCAGTCAGAGCAAATatgaagaggaggtgagggagaagTGCAGCATCATCAGTGAACAGAAGGCG ACCATAAATGCAATGGACTCTAAGATGAACAGCCTGGAGCAGAGGATTGCTGAGTTGTCAGAAGCCAACAAACTGGCAGCCAACAGCAGCATTTACACACAAAAGAACAT TAATGGCAATAGGAAAGCCCAGGAGGAGATGATCTCAGAGCTTCGCCAGCAGAAGTTCTACTTGGAGTCCCAGGCTGGGAAGCTGGAGGCCCAGAATGCCAAACTTGAAGAGCACCTAGAGAAAATGAGTCAGCAGGAGCAAAGCAACAAGAGCCGAGTAATGGAGCTAGAAACCAGGCTTCGAGAG CTTGGCTTGGAGCATGAGGAACAAAAGCTAGAAATAAAGCGGCAGGTGACGGAGCTGACCCTGTCACTACAAGAGCGTGAATCCCAGATCAGCAACTTGCAGGCAGCTCGCCGCGCTCTGGagagccagctgcagcaggccaaGACTGAGCTGGAAGAGACCActgcagaggctgaggaggagatcaCTGTGCTGCGA GCACATAGAGATGAGATACAACGCAAGTATGATGCACTGAGAGACAGCTGTGCG gtgATAACAGATCTAGAGGAGCAGCTGACCACACTGACTCAGGAGAATGCAGAGCTGAACCGTCAGAACTTCTACCTTTCTaagcagctggatgaggctTCTGATGAGCGAGAGGACCGGCTTCATCTCAGTCAGGATGTAGACCAGCTGCGTCGGGAGGTGGCTGATCGCGAGATGCACCTCAATAACCAGAAACAG AACCTTGAGACACTAAAGACCACATGCACcatgctggaggagcaggtacTGGAGCTTGAGACACTGAATGACGAGCTgatggagaaggagagacaATGGGACACCTGGAGAGcaacactggaggaggagaagaaccaGGCTGAGCGGAGAACAAGGGAGATCCAGAGACTGCTGGATACAGAGAAACAAACCAG GCTGCGTGCAGAGCAGCGCAGCACTGAGTCTCGCCAGGCTGTGGAACAAGCAGTCAAGGAGCACAAAGCTGAGATCCTGGCCCTGCAGCAGGCCCTCAAAGACCAGAAACTCAAAGCTGAGAGCCTTGCAGACACT TTAAATGATCTGGAGAAGAAGCATGCCATGCTGGAGATGAACGCCCGCAGTCTGCAGCAAAAGCTGGAGAGTGAGAGGGACCTCAAGCAGAGACTGCTGGATGAG CAAGAGAAactccagcagcagatggatgCTCAGAAGGCTCACATCTTCCGTTTGACCCAGGGGCTGCAGGACGCTTTGGACCAAACTGACCTGCTGAAAACTGAGAGGACCGACCTGGAATACCAGCTGGAGAACATCCAG CTCCACCTGCAGGCTGTGTACTCCCATGAGAAGGTGAAAATGGAGGGGACTATCACTCAGCAGACCAAGCTTATAGACTTCCTCCAGGCCCAAGCCCACGGTGGctcaaagaagaaaaag GGTTTATTTGGCCGCCGTCGGGAGGATCTCTTGGCCGCCATGGCTGCTCAGGCCCAGTCTCAGGGGCAGAGTCAGGGCCAGGTGTCCCCTGTGCCTCCAATCCAGCCGGTGCCTCTGCAGTACAGCGACATGAAGGCAGCTCTGGACAAGGAGCGTGCTCGCTGCTCTGAGCTGGAAGATGCTCTTCAGAAAATGAGAGGAGAGCTGCGATCTCTGAGAGAGGAAG CGCTCCAGTATAAagaccacagcagctctgcaaacCCGTCCACAGCCCGGCAGCAGATAATAATGTCTGCCATGGTGAAGTCTCCTGAGCACCAGCAGGGCCCGACCAACCTGGCACCCTCTAACTCTGGACGCAGGAAGGAGACAGCAACACCTGAGG AGAGAAGGAGGGTCACATTTGAAA AGTATAGCCGCCGTTTGAAGGacagtcagagagacagagagagggagcgagagagggtgGTGCACCACAACACCCCCCACCGCTTCACAGTGGGTCTCAACATGAGAGCTGCCAAGTGCACTGTGTGCCTGGACACTGTGCATTTCGGACGCCAAGCGGCTACCTGTCTCG AATGCCACGCTTTGTGCCACCCGAAATGCTCCCCCTGCCTTCCAGCCACGTGTGGCATGTCCAGTGACTGCTCACTGCATCTGTCTGAGGGCCTGTGTCGTGACAAAGGCAGCTCCCCCGGCCAGCAGCTCAAAGAAGCAGGCGGACACATGCACCTAGAAGGCTGGATGAAGCAGCCCAG gaatgGGAAGCGTGGACAAGGCTGGGAGAGGAAATATATGGTTCTGGATGGCACAAAAATCTCTATCTATGAGCTAGAGCCTAGAGAAG AATCAGTAAAGCCGCTGGAGGAGTTTGACCTGTGTCTCTCAGACGGAGAGGTGGTGGTTCATGGAGCAGTTGGAGCTTCGGAGTTGCCAAACACTGCCAAGTCAG ATGTTCCATATGTCCTGAAGCTGGAGTCTCGTTGTCACACCCCCTGCTGGCCGGGACAGTCCGTTTACTTCATGGCTCCCAGTTTCCCAGACAAGCAGCGCTGGGTGGCCGTCATTGAGTCAGTGGTGGCTGGTGGACGGGCATCACGGGAGAAGGCAGAGGCCGACGCA GCTGCTGTGTCCAAAAGACAAATGGTTCTGTCTCCTCTGGTCCAG AAGCTGCTAGGCAACTCTCTACTAAAGCTGGAAGGAGACGATAGGCTGGATATTAACTGCACCCTCCCGCTCACTGATCAG ATCGTTCTGGTGGGCTCAGAAGAAGGGCTATATGCCCTGAACGTTATCAAGAACTCCCTGACTCACATTCCTGGTTTGGGATCAGTCTTTCAGATCCATATCATCAAGGAGCAGGAGAAACTGCTGATGATTGTTG GGGAAGACAGGGCCTTGTGTCTGGTGGAGATTAAGAGAGTGAAACAGTCTTTGGCCCAGTCCCACTTACCCAACCAGTCTGATCTGGCCCCACACATCTTTGAGACAGTGAAGGGCTGTCATCTGTTCGCTGCTGGAAGA ATAGACAACAGTCCTTGTATATGTGCTGCAATGCCTAACAAGATAACTATTCTGCGCTACAACGACAATCTCAACAAATACTGCATTCGCAAG GAAATTGAAACTTTGGAGCCCTGCAGCTGCATTCATCTGACCAGCTACAGCATCATCATTGGAACCAACAAATTCTATGAGATTGAAATGAAGCAGTTTGTGCTTGAGG AGTTCTTGGACAAGAACGACGTGTCACTGGCTTCGGCAGTGTTTGCAGCCTCGTCCCACAGTTTCCCCATCGCCATCATGCAGGTGGCCAGCAGCATGCAGAAGGAGGAGtacctgctgtgttttcatg AGTTTGGCGTGTTTGTGGACACATATGGACGACGAAGCCGCTCAGAGGAAATTAAGTGGAGCCGTCTGCCTCTGTCCTTTG CCTACAGAGAGCCATACCTCTTTGTCACCTACTACAACTCTTTGGACGTCATTGAGGTTCAGGGACACGCTGCTCTGGG TCCTGCAGTGCTGGCCCACCTGGACATTCCCAACCCTCGCTACCTGGGCCCAGCCATTTCCTCTGGGGCCATTTACCTGGCCTCATCCTACCAAAACAAGCTGCGGGTCATCTGCTGTAAGGGAAGCCTGATCAGAGAGTCTGGGGAGCTGCAGAGGACCAACTCGAGCCGAGG CAGTCCCAGCAAGCGAGGCCCGCCCACCTACACAGAGCACATCACCAAGCGCTTGTCCTCGGGGCCGGGCAGCCACGACGGTCTCCACCGGGAGCCCAGCACGCCGCACCGGTACCGGGAGGGCCGCACCGAGTTCAGGCGAGACAAGTCTCCTGCCCGACCGCTGGACAGAGAGAAGTCTCCAGGCAGGGTGCTGGACAGTCGCAGGGAGAGGTCCCCTGGGAGGTTCGGTGACAGCACCAGGCTCCACGCTGGATCCGTCCGCACACAGCTGGCTCCTGTAAACAAG GTGTGGGACCAGTCGTCTGTGTGA